In Micromonospora cremea, the genomic window GATGCGCCTGGCTGCGCTTTACTGGGCGATCAGTGGTTGCGGGATCCGGCCATGTCCGGGGATCGGGCTCGCACGCCCGATCCCCGGGGTCACCGCACCGCGCTACAAGTTCAAGTCGATCCGCAGACCCGCGTCGTCAACCGCTGCCACGCAAGTCTTGCCCTAACGTGGCAGGTCTTTCTCGATCGGTCGTCGTCGGGATGTCATCGCCTGTCAGCCTGGCGGAGCATCGCGTCTGTTTCGGGGTCGGGCATGAGCTGCCGGACCTCTTGCGCACAGCGGCAAGCGACGGCGGTCTTGGCTGCCCACGTCAGCGCCTCTTCGCGTGAGGCCACGTCGACGACCATGAACCCGCCGATGACCTCCTTGGTCTCCGGGTAAGGGCCGTCGGTGACCGTCCCGTCCGTGGCCACGACGCTCGCCCTCTGCCTTTGCAGTCCGGCGCCGAACACCCACACGCCGGCGTTTACGGCCTCCTGGACCACCGCGTGCGAGGCCTTGCCCACGTCGGGAAAGTCCTCGTCCGGGATGTGGTCCATCGCGCCGTCATTGAACGAGATCAAGTACCGGGTCATCCCGTGACTCCCTTGTCCCGGCGGCCTCCTCCGGCCACCTGTCACCTGTTCTACGAACGACTCGCCCCGTAATCGACGCTATGCCAAAAGATCTTTCCACGGGACTTCCGCCGCTTGGCGCCTGCGAGCGTCATGTCGCCCCCGTCTGCCGCGATCCGCGCTCAACTGTCGCGCACCAGCCGAGGAGGACATGGCGTCGCGGTCACTGTCGAGTCCCACCTGATGCTTGACGAATCCGTCCCAGGTGTTGCTTGACGGTTGGTCTGGAGATAAGTGCGGAGATCGTATCGCCGTCCTGACGCTACGGTCCTGGCGTGGTGGTGAACCGGCCCTCGGTGTGGCCTGACCGATGATTCTTCCGCGCCGTGCTGGTCTGTACGCCGAGTACCGACTCACGGGAGGCTGACACCATGCGAAAACTGACCTTCGGCATGAACCTGAGCCTGGACGGCTACATCGCCGCGCCCGGCGACGACCTCGGCTGGAGTGTGCCGAGCGACGAGCTGTTCCAGTGGTGGTCCGACCGGGTGAGGGCGACAGGCACGGCGCTGTACGGGCGCAAACTGTGGGAGACGATGAGCTCCCACTGGCCGACCGCCGACCAGCAGCCGGGTGCCACACCGGCGGAGATCGAGTTCGCTCGCCGCTGGCGGGACATGCCGAAGGTGGTGTTCTCCTCGACGACCAGCACGGTCGACTGGAACACCCGCCTGGTCACTAGCGACGCGGTCACCGAGATCACCCGGCTCAAGGCCGAGGACGGCGGCCCCATGGATATCGGCGGCGCCACACTCGCCGCAGTGGCCATGCGGGACGGGCTGATCGACGAGTACGCGATCGTCACCCATCCGGTCCTGGTAGGTCGCGGCACGCCGTTCTTTGCGGCCCTGGACAACTGGGTGAACCTGACCCTGGTGGAGACCCGGACGTTCCCGGACGGCGTGGTCCTGACCAGGTACGAGACCAGGCGCTGAGTACCCCAACCTCGGATCGGCCCGGGCTTCGGGCCGCCCAAGGATCTCGTGGCGCTGTGTTTCGAGGCGATCGTGATACCCGTCCCGGATCACAGACCGTGTATGGCACAAGACACGCCTTGCCGTGCGCTGTCTGGTCCCACCGGATGCTTGACGTTTCCGTCCCAGCTGTTGCTTGACGGTTGGTCTAGGTTTCGGTGGCGACCTTGCGGGGTCGGCGGGCTTTGATCCTACGGACGGGCTGGTCGGTGGTGCGTCGGACGGTGTGTGGTTCGGCGTCGGTGTGGATGGTCCCCGACCCTCCTCAAAGCTCAGCTCCAACGCTTGGCGCTACGCCAGTACGGTGCGACGGGTGCTCACCATCCGAATGAACGAGGCCGCCGTAACCGCACTTCAACCACTGGCAGCCGATGACTTGCCGACCGTCGGCGGCACCCTCGACCAGGACCTGCAAGACATGCTCGCGCAGGGCCTCACGGACAACGAAGGCGCTCTGATCTTCACCGCGCACATCGGCCAATGGCCTGCTGCTCCAGCTTCCGTCCCTGCGGCGGTCGCGAAGATGGGTTGGCGGGATCTGACCGGCTACGAGTGCAACTACAACAGCTTCCACCTGGAGGACCATGCCCCGGTAAAGGTCACGATCCTCGACGACGGACAACTCCAGATCAACACCGAGGGCCAAGTCGTGCTGCTACGGCTCGGGATGGTCGTGGCTGACGCCGTGCTTCGCCTCGTCCGAGCCCTACCGCAGCCGACAGCCGTGCGCTGCATCATCCTGGCGAACGACACCAACAGCACGTTCCGATTCCACCGGATCCGGCCCGGCGAAGACTGGATCGACCTTGAGGACTTGGAGCGGTACCCGAGGGAGATGACTGTCGTCCTCGACAGCCACCCGTGACGTGCCGCTCATACAGCCATCCGTACAGCCAAGACCGCCCACCAGCACCGCCCCCGCCGGACAACCACAGACACGCTGACCATGCGCGCGGCCCGCTCGCCAGCATCCGGGATCTTCTAATCCCAGGCCGCTCCGCTTGATCGACGCCGACCCTTAGACAGCTAGCAGCGAGGCTCGTCCGGTAGGGCGCTCCACCTTGTCCCCGTCCGGGGGAGGCTGGACGGTCTGGCGACTGCCTGACGAGGAGATCCGCGAGCAAGCTAGAGGCTGCTGCCCACGGCAACCCCCCTGGTCAGGGTCGCATCCACGATCCAACCAACCAGGCACCCGAGGCGACATCGATGTGCTCGGTCACCCATGGCTGAACGATGGCCGCGATCTGCTCCGTCATGGGCCATGAGTCGATGATCCAACCGTCATCTCCCACCTTGACATGATCGCGGAGCGGTTCGATCACTTCCGGAGGCAGCTCCCAGGAACGTTCGAGGAAGTCGTCCGTCCCGAACTTCTGAACAACGTTGGCCACGTTCACGCGACGACCGTAGCTGGCTCTGGCGCGCCTCAACGGTCAGCGGAGCAGCCCTGGCAGCCCTCGATGCCCAGGCCAAATGAGAGCCACACGACCAGCGTGGGCAGCCGATGTGAGAGCGACAGCCCAGGCGCCCAGGGCCGAAGGCTGGCCGGGCGACGGTCATGGGTCGGGACCGCCATGGGGGAAAACCTCCAGGCGGAGTGGGATGGTTTCCGGCTTCCGACCGCCGGCGGCGCTGAATAGCGTCGACCGTGTGATCGAACTACGTGAGCTGACGAAACGCTACGGCGGCCGTGTCGCCGTCGACGGGCTGAGCGTTCGGGTGCAGCCGGGGGTGGTGACCGGCTTCCTCGGCCCGAACGGATCCGGCAAGTCGACGACAATGCGGATGATCCTCGGTCTGGATGCCCCGGACCATGGCGAGGCACTGATCGGCGGCGTCCGGTATTCGTCCCTGAACTGGCCGTTGAAGACGGTCGGCTC contains:
- a CDS encoding YciI family protein codes for the protein MTRYLISFNDGAMDHIPDEDFPDVGKASHAVVQEAVNAGVWVFGAGLQRQRASVVATDGTVTDGPYPETKEVIGGFMVVDVASREEALTWAAKTAVACRCAQEVRQLMPDPETDAMLRQADRR
- a CDS encoding dihydrofolate reductase family protein, with product MRKLTFGMNLSLDGYIAAPGDDLGWSVPSDELFQWWSDRVRATGTALYGRKLWETMSSHWPTADQQPGATPAEIEFARRWRDMPKVVFSSTTSTVDWNTRLVTSDAVTEITRLKAEDGGPMDIGGATLAAVAMRDGLIDEYAIVTHPVLVGRGTPFFAALDNWVNLTLVETRTFPDGVVLTRYETRR